In the genome of Deltaproteobacteria bacterium, the window ACCTGCGCTTTATCTTCGTCCCCGGATATGTTGATCGCGTTCATGTATGCACGGACGGCCCCTCAAACGCAACTGGCAGATAAGGGGGCTGGGCGCTTGCGTCCGCCTCGTGGTATGGATTTCCCCCAACAACGTGGAAAGGAGCCGTCTCATGGGTCGATTACGCCAAGTATCAAAAGCCGAAGCCCCGCCAGAAGTATTGGAAGTGTATCGTCAATTCTTTGGTGACCGCGACCCCGTCAGAGAGCCAGGAACTACGACCGGAACACCGGGTGACTACTGGACAACGTTTGCGTTAGTTCCGGACCTTTTCTTGATGGCAAGAAATGACCTTATGGGGTTGCTACAACCAGGACGTAAGCTTGACCCCAAACTGCGCGAACTGGCAATTCTGCGTACCGGCATCGTCGGTGACTCAAAATTTGAATACTCCCAACATCTGAAAGTGGCGCGCATGGTTGGCGTGTCTGAAAACAAACTCGCAGCGATTAAAGGCTGGACAACCAGTGATGTGTTCTCGCCAGTCGAACGCGCGGTGATGGCGGCGGCGGATGAAATCCTGTCACGGAACTTGGTTGAAGATGCCACGTTTGCAGCCTTGCGAAAGCACTTATCTGATCCTGAGATTCTCGAACTGTTCGTGGTGATCGGATTGTGGCGCATGCACGGGTTGATTGTGCGTGCGCTACACCTTGAGTACGATAACGATACCACTTCGCGTATGGCAGAAGTGCCAGCTCCAGCGGCGAAGTAATCGTGGGGGAACAGAAAGGATCATTATGAAGGAGTTCAAAGATCGGGTTGCCGTTGTCACTGGTGCCGCGAGCGGCATTGGGCGCGCCATGGCCGAGCGCTTTGCCACAGCAGGGATGAAAATCGTACTTGCTGATGTCGAAGAAGGTGCGCTGAAAAAGACCGAGGGCGAAATGCGCGCGCAGGGTGCAACGACATTGAGTGTTGTGACCGATGTGTCACAAGCCGCTCAGGTCGATGCATTGGCACGCAAAACGCTCGATACCTTCGGAGCGGTTCACATCGTGTGCAACAATGCAGGTGTTGGCGGCGACATGGGCACCACCTGGGACCAAACGCTGGAAAACTGGCAGTGGGTCATTGGCGTCAACCTGTGGGGAGTGATCCACGGTATCCACACCTTCGTGCCGATCATGCAACAGCAAGGCACCGAAGGCCACATCGTCAACACCGCCTCGATGGCTGGGCATCTTTCTTCGCCGTTTATGTCGGTCTATGACGTCACCAAGTTTGCGGTGGTCACGATGTCGGAGTCGCTTCATCTCGAATTGTTGATGAATGCTTCACCGATCAAAGTGTCGGTGTTGTGTCCTGGTTTTGTCAAAACCAACATCATCGACTCTGCTCGGAACCGCCCCGCGCATCTGACGACACCAGAGCGACCAATTCCGGAATCCTATCAAGCATTCGCCGAGATGGCACGGATGATGATTGCGGGCGGCATGCCACCATCAGAAGTGGCAGAGAAAGTTTTTCAGGCCATCGTCAACGAACAGTTCTATATTTTCCCACATCCCGAGTTTATGCAGTTTGTCCGCACACGAATGGAAAATATCCTCTCGGGTACCAATCCGACGTTTAATCCGCCTGTTCCGATGCCTGAAGGGACGGATAAGCTGTGATGCGTGATACGTGATGCGTGATCACAAAATCCCTTGAGCTATGAAGAAAGCAAAGAAGATTCCCTTTATTCCTCCACTTGCACCAGATGCAACGGACGAAGAGGTCGTAGCGTGGGTTACCCGGTATGACCTTGACGACCGGTTGGCCGCAGGAGTCTCCGAAATAGTCGAAATTTATGAGCCTTTGACGAATCAAGGAAAAAAGAAGAAGAGGAGAGTTCGCAATGAGCCTATGGACAACCGAAGTCGCTAATCATGTCGTAGTAGCGACCTATCTGAACCCACCGATGAATTATTTCTGTGCGGCAGGGGCACAAGAGTTTTCCGCACTTATCGAACAATGGCGGAAGCCAGATATTCGTG includes:
- a CDS encoding carboxymuconolactone decarboxylase family protein — its product is MGRLRQVSKAEAPPEVLEVYRQFFGDRDPVREPGTTTGTPGDYWTTFALVPDLFLMARNDLMGLLQPGRKLDPKLRELAILRTGIVGDSKFEYSQHLKVARMVGVSENKLAAIKGWTTSDVFSPVERAVMAAADEILSRNLVEDATFAALRKHLSDPEILELFVVIGLWRMHGLIVRALHLEYDNDTTSRMAEVPAPAAK
- a CDS encoding SDR family NAD(P)-dependent oxidoreductase — translated: MKEFKDRVAVVTGAASGIGRAMAERFATAGMKIVLADVEEGALKKTEGEMRAQGATTLSVVTDVSQAAQVDALARKTLDTFGAVHIVCNNAGVGGDMGTTWDQTLENWQWVIGVNLWGVIHGIHTFVPIMQQQGTEGHIVNTASMAGHLSSPFMSVYDVTKFAVVTMSESLHLELLMNASPIKVSVLCPGFVKTNIIDSARNRPAHLTTPERPIPESYQAFAEMARMMIAGGMPPSEVAEKVFQAIVNEQFYIFPHPEFMQFVRTRMENILSGTNPTFNPPVPMPEGTDKL